Sequence from the Amaranthus tricolor cultivar Red isolate AtriRed21 chromosome 16, ASM2621246v1, whole genome shotgun sequence genome:
CTATCATTCTACGTGTTCTGTTTTTCATTTAGTATTGTCTTTGAAAAATTATAGAAGGGTTAGGtgcattattttgttaaaaagcTAGCTATTACTAGTAATTTTTGCCTTTTATTCCTCTTTTAATCTTTATCATTGATTTGTTTATGCTTTGTAAATATGGTATCACGAATATAGTGCAAAATACGGTTTATGTCATAGTTGTGGTAATGGTCGCCAAACGGATCTATGCAGATGTTTTTGCAGTCAATGCGGTCGCGTTGAACTCGGAAACATTTACAATACCCCAATACAGTTGCAATACGATGATGAGGCCTTGTTTTGCGCTATAATCACTATTATGAGACTAGACCCAAAATTTAGCAGTGTAAATAATATTAACTGTTTGATGTATCTTTCAAGACAATAATTGGTAATGACCGACTATGACCCTATTTGGTTGAATGAATTATCACTCGAATTTGATCCTACAAAAGCTGAACTGAACTATTTGTGTTCTCCTTTTACGAAGGTTGTAATGTATGGATTTGTAGGATCACTAATGGGTCATTTGAAATGAAAGTAAGCTCGAGAAACaatgtaaaaattatgatataagCTCTTAACAATTGCATTAGAAAATTAGGCTCCATGGATATTAACTTGAGTTTGGCTATAAGGTTTTAATGGGTTCCAAGTTCGAATTTCTCTTACTTATTGTACTTCATAATAATCAATACAGATTGCACTTCGTTGTGTTTTGGTGATGAACGTATTTCATATATGATCTCATTACTATGTAGTACTCTGGtggaatcattttaattttaggttttaatTTCGTTTGTTGTTTATTGCATCTACTTGCACTTTATGAATTGCATAGATCTTGACTTGATATGCTGTCATGAGTTTGTACTGTCTGCCTAACTTGTTACAGCTCCCAGCTTGCAATCAACGGGCTTTCTTTTTGTCAGGGTTCGAGGAGGCTTTCATGAAATCCGAAATGCGGTAAGTATTCTATAAAACCGTCTcctcataaaaaatattaaaggaAAATACCATATCCATCAACTGTATTTGATGTAATTTTGTGAAAACTGTAATGGTTTTGCAGATCTCAGATGCTGTTGCAGTAGCACGGTTGCTCAATGCTACTCTTGTGATCCCCGAGATCCTCTCAACCACTAGCACCAAGGGAATTAGGTGGGTTATTTTCAGTGTCACCTTTTCGGTCATGTTACGCATTGTTACTTGAAACGACATTAGGTTAGGAACGGGTAATGGGACGGGAACAAGGAGCGCAACCTTGATCGACTCAGGACGATTGGGTACTAGAtacattatgtataaaaaatatatttgaaaacaaaatttaattaaaatgattttttttgttttaggaAATTGTTTTTGAATaggattttttttggttttctaggttttatcttattttttttctccttttttattctttaattattaaatgaaggccaaaatacttttaaaaaaaggtCTTCCACACCGGGATGTCACCTTGACCAATTTGGGTCACGTTTCGTGATTGGGAACGAACGTTCCCGGATTGCATAACGTGGCTATATTCCACGTTTCATGTAACTATGATGTTACTTgtgtttttgtattttctttcaAAAGTAGATGATGAAAATTTTCTTGTCTAATTTGATCGAGTGATATTTGCAGCTCAGAGTTCAAAAGTTTTGCTTATTTATACAATGAAGATCAGTTCATGGCAGCATTAGTCAAAGATGTTAATATCGTCAAAACTCTTCCTAAGAATCTTAAGGAGGCGAGGAGAAAAAAAGCAGTCCCTTTATATAAGGTGCCAAACTCAGCATCTGTTTATTTCTATCTGCATCAAGTTTTGCCAATGTTGAAGAAGCACTCCATTGTCGAACTTGTGGTCTCGGATGGTGGCTGTTTGCAGGTGATGGTCGATTCttcttctttatcttttatttttaaacactcTTTGAACATATTTTAGCGCAAtagctatgttactcggactcttcattttgcttcacgtatccgtgtccgatccttgatcttcgtacattggtatggcacttagacactttattttagacgtagaattgaatatttagacgtatcccacacttggacacgtatcaGTATTCAACTttagtacccgagtccaagtaacatataGCCTAAAAGTAAGTTACTATTCTTACATTGACTAATTTCATTAATATGTGAGTTCGAATGTTCAAGTTTTCGCTTCTATCCAGAATCTCTTCATTTGATTATGgcttatttgttgttttcaagGTCAATTATAAATTATGCGTTTCTTCTATTGCAGTCAAACCTTCCTCCTAATCTTGAAGAGTATCAAAGATTGAGATGTAGGGTTGCTTTTCATGCTCTTCAGTTCCGCCGAGAAGTCCAAGAGCTTGCAACCAATATTTTGAGAAGGTCTTAATTCTATAGTtatgttcttgttctttttagtACTCCCTCTATAGTTTATCCTATAACGATAGGCTGCATTTCTATTTTGTTTCATCCCGAATTTGAACTTTTAACCAAGGGTATGGTGCTTTAGGGTTTCAACTAAAGTTAATCTGATCACcgtcaagaaaccaacttaaccaaaagcttaagcctTAAGTTAATGATTCAGactctaaaatatgttttatCCTACCACATTTTTTCGCACGAGAGCTCCTTAGGCTAGAAGTATAGGTGCAACACAAATCTCCCTCATAACTTGACGCTAATATTTCCAATATTCAAACCCGTGAACCGAGTTTCTGATACatcgatcgatagtaattaacttacaattcaaacaaaaaacttaaaattttattctgTTTCAGATTACGAGTCCCTGGAAAGCCATTCATTGCATATGAACCAGGTCTGACCAGAGAGGCGTTGGCATACTATGGATGCGCGGAACTTTTCCAGGTAATGTATCTTTTAAGGCCTTGTTGATGGTCGATTTCTGCTTTCGTGTTGATCAATTTCGTTGACGTCAAGCTGATTTTTAAAAGGATGTGCATACGGAACTGATTCAACACAAAAGGTCATGGATGCTAAAACGGGGAATCATTAATGGAAGACTTTCTGTGGATTCCGCTGCCCAAAGGCTCAATGGGTCTTGTCCGCTCATGCCAGAAGAGGTTAGAACGTGAAATTTTGTCAAATTTGTCGATAATATTTTTTCTGAACTAAATGCTTAAGTACTCCTCAGGTTGGTCTCATTCTCCGTGCTTACGGATATCGGTCCGACACTGTGATATACGTCTCGGGTGGAGAAATATTCGGCGGCCAGAGAATACTCATTCCTTTGCATGCAATGTTTGATAATGTTGTCGATAGGACTTCCCTCAGCACTAGTTATGAGCTAACTAGATTATATGGCCGCGAGTCAAATTCTGCCGAACCTCCACCTAGGGTTCGTCCTGCAGCGGTGGAAGTAAGGAAAATAGAAGCATGGAAAAATGCGGGCCCACGACCCCGTCCATTACCACCCCCTCCAGCACGGCCGAAGTATCCATATAATATTGAAGGGTGGTGGGGTTGGGTAGCGGAGAGTGATAATGAGCCTGATAGTACCATGATGGAGCTACGAACTAATGCTCATAAGTTGCTTTGGGAGGCCATTGATTATATCGTCTGTGTTGAAGCTGATGTTTTTATACCGGGATTTGATCGTGATGGTAAGGGACGCCCAAATTTAGCAAGCTTGGTTATGGGGCACCGTCTTTATCAGTCCGCTTCTTCTGTGACATTTAGGCCAAACAGGTAATCTTGTCTCATTGTCTTGGCTATGGCGTGTACCAGgttatttgttttcatttgcagGTCGTTTTCGAGTCGAGAGTCTCAGTGGCTGCAAACTCCTTATGGTTTACTTTCCAACCCTCCCTAGACCCTGATTATAACTTCTATGAGTGGGAGGCCGATATTTGTTTGCTTGAACTTGCGTCTGAATCTTTTGTTTACTTTTTTGCAGAAAAGAAGTAGCCAAATTGATAGATGATCTTCGGGAGAGTATGCACCCAGCTAACCGAACATGGCTTTCATCAATACGCAATCATTTACGAAAAACATTGCTCGATGGTCCTACGGAAGCATTTAACACGTCAAAACCACTGTCCTTTCTGTCACATCCCGTTCCCGAGTGTTCTTGTTCAAGGGGAAAAAACAATCCTCCTAATGGTTTCAACCCTCGAGTTGCTTTTAAGATTCGAAGAATTTGCCCTGCCTGGATGGGCATCGATCAAAACTCGAgacaaaaagaaaaggaaagcgATGGCGAAGTTTATTCCGATGATGGCTTTATATCATCGTTTTTCTTCGGGCGGGGAATGGATAATCAAGGGGCAAGTAATGGAGGAAATGGAAGCCGAGAAGAGTCACAGTTCGAGGACCAAGAGATCGAAAACGGGGAAAGATGACGGAGAACATATCTTCGGGAGATGTACATAGACAAATATTGGGTGGGTTGGAAATTTTTCGCGCTTCAACTTTCGACTGGCACGTTCCCGATTCTTTAGCCAACTGCTTTAATTCTAGTATGTCCAGTTAGAAGCATTTGGCTGTTTTTCGAATAGATTTAATGTTAGAAATTTATGGGAGAATTTATAGTGCAAATTTTTGTGTGTAGCAAAATCTTTACTGGTAGCTCTAAACTGTACAATTAGAATGAATCCTTCTAGATTTTGAGTATTACCTGATGATTatgtaaaatgtttattaataGTATATGGTATACTTATATTTatagctttttttaaaaaattttttaaccTTGTTGGTGCATATGGTATACCGATGCCTTGGTTATGGCTCGGTTATTTAGTTAAAAATTgttttaatattgaattgtaaCATTTGACACAGAAAAATGACAAAGGAATTGGTTCTATTTACATGTAGAAATGAGTGTTTAGCGCATTATATACTAGTATTCAGTATTCACCCATCAGTGACCAAATGCTAAGTATCAATCGGAATTCCGAATGAAGATTAGGTTTAAACAGTATTGGTTAATGGCTTAATGCTAATACTTATGCTTGAATAGCATGTATTCACCCAGTTCCTGCCTTTATGCGGGTTATTGGGTACggtgatgatgacgatgatggtGCATGGTGGGTTTCCAACTTCTTGAAGTATGGGTCGAGCCGTTGATGGTCATAGGTTTGATGAGAAAGGCAAATGGGAGAGGCGGTTCGTGGAATAGAATGTTGGAAAAGGCGATGAAAAGGGGACGATACTATTGAAAAGAGACGATAAACAATAAATATAGGAGTATTGTTAGTAAAGATGAATtattgtagcaaattcaaaagtAAGAAAGTATacaacatttttatattagttttgaAACAACTTagacataaaaaaaacttttaatgtAAAGAAATGAGAAACTTGCtctaaagaaaaacaaaataaaaaaaaaataaaaacacattGTACgaatatttcttttcttttagttGCCTAAAAGAGAAACTTGAATGATAGCAATCTTTCTTGAGCCCACTATGTGTTCCAACTTTTTATCTATGTGCCCACACCTTTGCCATGTGAGGTGAATATATAATGTGTTCATTTGATCATTGTCCTTTCTATCTCATGATGTTTATGCAAGCAAATCATTGAGGAGTCACTAACAAGTGTAGTTGCTAAATTATCTTTTCTTTGAGAATAGAACATTGATTCTAAGGATGAAATTATTTTCAACCAAATAGCTCcaagtaattaaattttaaaagtaaaaattgtaAAGGtattttaaaagtcaaattaaaattgtacgtttctgaaattttaaataatttttggaTTTGATATGGTCTATCTAGTCATGCAACTTGTAAGGTTAGAGAGGTAAACTTTTACTATTTGAACTATGTTTATAACTTACACAAAACAAACTTAACTATATAATGACAATTGAAACTTCAATTGTGAAGGTATCGATACAAAAATGAGTTTTCGTCCATCCCTAAAATAGAACAAGAAAGTCTACAAGAATATTGGCAAACGTATCGAACAAAAATTACACTCTTATTATTTGATCCATTCACTCGACTCGACTCGATTGAACTTTGATAAACATGAAGCAAAGAACTTGAATTGGGATAATACAATCTTCAAGAATGTTAGCAAATGTATCGAACAAAGgttaaattatacttaattCAACTCATTATTTGATTAGTTCATTCGACTCAAGTGAACTCTGATAAACATGAAGCAAAAGACTTGAGTTGGAATAATACAATCTTCAAGAATACTAGCAAATGTCAATTCAACTTATAATTTGATCATTTCACTCGATTCGATTAAACTTTGATAAACATAAAGCAAAACACTAATACAATAACAAATCCTTATTACTTTTAAACACCCATAAATTAAGgggaaagaaattacaaatcaCCAAATAGAtagaaaaaaattagtatattttatttaacacAAATAGACTAGATGTCTTTTGTTTTAAGAAATCTTCCCCCTTTTCTCGTTCTAATTTCTAGGGCACCAATctaccatttttattttttatatttatattcacCCGCCATAACTGAAATCTTTCCAGCTTCCTCCCCTAAACAATGGTGAGAACTGTAATACCTCCTCATCACCAGCATCACGAAGATAATGACGCCGAAGATATTGCTACTGATACCGACACTTATCCTCACCGAGGTTTTTTCTCTGACCGAAACTTTACTCTCCGAAAATTGGGATGTTGTGATGTTTATAGTTGTGAGTGAAGTGAAATGTATTGTGAAAATGTTGTTGAAACAGAAGGCAAAAGCGCGGAGCATAAACCTAATAATTATAGGTTAAAACATTCCGAGACTGAACAGCGTCGGAGGAGTAAAATCAATGAAAGGTGAATATCTTTTGTTTTGATTTCGTGTAAATTCTTTTGATTGAGTTATATTTTGATGCTTTTCTGCGACAtaattctcaattttgtgacttttgttaTTCCTATTTGTTTTGTTTCAGAATGTTGCCATATAATTGTAAATTGTTACTGTATCATTTTAAAGTATTCTGAATATTGGCTGTATTTTGAAAATCTTTTGATGACTATTATGTACTAGCGGAGTGTTGATACTTCTATAgaagatatttgaattaatgTTGAATAGTATACGTGGCTGAGTATAGAAATATTGGACTTTTCAAGCAAAAGAGATGATGAACTGTGGGGTTTAGTATTGTATTATGAATTGGAAGTATTGTTCTGTGTTGAAGAAGTGGTCCAAGAGTATTGAAATAGCTTATTGTCAACATATTGTAAATTGAGGACTTGAGGTGAGGCAAGGAGCtgatctttaaatttatttgtcaTGTCCCTTGTCAATTTCTGTAGTATTGTATCTTCTACCAAGCAATGGCCCTTAGTGCATTTGCGTTGGTGATCAGTAATTTGTAAAACCATTGAAGGATTTCTTTTTAAGTTTATCTGCACTGATGCACATTTGAATGGACTCATCCATGATTGATACGCACAATCTCATCATCCTTATGATCTTGTTACTTTTACCAAGTACGCTGTAGAAAACATAGAAGAGAAGAGTAGTTTAACTATGTAATTAGTGTACTGCACTTTAgtaatagtgccaaaaatgagtAGAATCCTTTTAAGGTTGGCTTGTATTTTGAATATCTATACTCTCCTTGGACATTGATCAAATAATAATCCATTTTTCATGGTGGTTCTTATAAACTGTAAAGTACCATGTTAGGTTTATGTGGGTCCACTCAAGAATAGATTAGAGATAGTTTTAGACTCTTAGGAAAAAAAGGAAGTAGATGTTCAACAACCTCACCCCTAGGGATATCACACCATCTTAATGCTACTTCAAATGCGTAGTGGTGCTGCACAAAATTTACATTTGAGGGCAATGTTTTAGATGCATTGATTTGAACCATGTTCACTTTAACTTTGCGTTTGCCTTTTTCTTACCTTCAACATAACGTTTCTGATGTGTCATTGCTTCCAATCATTTATAATGAGAGCCATTACTATTGCATCTTACTGAATTGTTGGGAAAGTTgctttttgtaaaattttttaaatttctttattgcAATTTGAAATATAGAAGTCAATAACCTCTTTTAAATTTGAATCCATTTGTCATCAAAGGAATTTAAAGTTTCTTTGAATAATATGCAACTTTTGCATCAGTTTCTTTGTGAAAACTCACATTCTAATTGCTGTATATGTTGTTTCCCTTCCATCTAGACATCCCTCCTTCTCTCCTCCGTTCTACCTCTAATACGTTACTTCTTCCCTCTACCAATAAAAAAGGATAGTGATTTCTCACAGACATTTGTGGTTTTGACTTTTGTTCAATATATCCTTAGGTTCCAAATATTGAAAGATCTGATTATCCCTAATGATCAAAAGAGAGATAAAGCTTCACTCTTGCTAGAGGTGCATACATAACTATTGTTGTCTtaatgttaatatatattattatttcgattctATCACATTGCCTTTGATTTAATATTGACTTTTCATCTTTGAAGGTTATAGAGTACGTTCAATATCTACAAGAGAAGTTACAAGTGTATGAAGGGTCCTATCATCAAGTATGGTCTCAAGAGCCCACTAAATTGATACCATGGATATAGAGTTCTTAAACTTATCACTGCTCTTGTTTTCACTTTGAACTTGCTCTTGATATCTTTGATAGTGTTTTGATCTTTTCCTTTTAAGATTTTTGTATCGAAGAAAAGCTTCTGAGCTCGAGTTCATTTTTCTATTAGCTTTGTTTTTGGCGATATCGTATGTTACCTAATAGTgttattggtttttaattttttggtctCATCTGAGATTAAATTTACTCAAGTAAACCGCTAGTTTGACTTTGAGGGAAGGAAATTGTAGAGTTTTGTGTGTATTagcttttttttaatgtttgtgcTTTTGTTCATGTGTATATTTGAAAAAGTTGTTATTAGTATATCCCCCTGATGTCATTTAGTGATTCTCACCTAGGCGTGGTTTGGAAAGTGGATATAGGCAAacttattattgttagtaattacaaaaaagttgttttcgattcacCCTTGGTAGCAAGCAACatttgtaattttataaataaggagtgcacatgatttaattagCCATTTCAATATTCATTATAAATTGAAACTAAAAAGTATAAATCTCTGTgaaattagataaaaatgacaaacatttaaaatttatataaaattgaGAAGCGATTAGGCATGGAAAACGCATGAAGGAAAAATGACACAGGCCACAAAGACTACTCTTGGTACCCTTTTTATTATTGGTCCTCAAATTGGATATTGGTTGGTTTAGATTTTATCGAAGAAAATATGAAGAAGCAAAGTGTCTTGCCACTGGCCCACTGTAGATAATTTATGGCCTAGTATTATAGCTCTGGCCAAGCCACACACAACACAGCGTTTTCCCAATGTCATTAGAGTGGCTTCCATAAGGGTATAGTGAGAAATGAGGTGGTTTAtacacaaccttacccttgtaataacaaagagattTTTCAAGTTAACCATTGATTGCTATGCTGTTTAATAAGAGTGCACATGCTGTTCCTGGTTGGCTTAACAGTAATGGGACAGGTCACATACTGACACTGTCCTGGCTATGCACCATTGTACCTGCCAGTTGTAGCATCCTTTAGCCCTATGAAGAGATCCTGAGCTCTAGTTTCATCTCCAAGTGCTTTAATCTCCAAATGATGGGTATGAGGTAGATGCCTATGTGTAATATCTACAAAGAGGTTCTTGTTCAAGCTACATTATGCTTTCCTTCCTCTTATTTGTCATTCAAGTATGTAAAACTTGTGTACCTCAATTGAACTACCCAGTATTGATCTCAAAGTAGGTAAACAAACCATATGGAGGAAAAATGATCACTCACTGGAGCGACATCAGGAAACAAAATATCACTATGACAAGTTGGGAGGTTAACataaaaccacttaaaatccTAATTTTGAAGCAAGATGCTTCTGTATCAAGACTGTAGATAGCAGCAATTTTACTTGTATCGCTCCCGGCAAATGTTATATCTATATGTAATGCTGGAGACCTTCTGGATACTCTGCATAAATTAGAGTGGGTTCTCACAAGCTTTGTGAGCCGCAGTTTTGGTTCTTTGAGAGTCATGTTggcattgaattttttttcctcctgttgtatttatatttatgaATTGAGCCTAGGGGGGATCTATTTAATGACATTGAGATATGGAATGTTGTATTCATCTTAATGGATTGcatttaaaaatatgataagTCATTACattgttctataaataacaataatagtggTATACATATTTCAATTGCCTTTGTGCTAGATGCTATTATTTCATTGAACTGCCATGAAGAaagtcttcatttttgaaattgttaaacAGAAAGCCAATCATGGGCTAGTGGACAACTATGTTAATCATTCACAGGCCATGAGAAATGGCTTTTTGGACGAGAATACTGCAATTCAACCCATGACTAGCATGCAAGGCTCAGTAGAATCAGAGTACAGTGGAGAATTTCCTCACCGAGCAGATCATGCTACTGGGTCAGTGAATGCTGTTGTACCCTTGAGCATTCCCTTGCAACCATGTCCATACCCTCCTGGAAAAGGATTGCAGCTTATTGAGAATCTTTCTTCCCACCCTGAACCATCTACAGCCAAGGGTTTTACTATAGTTACTGAAGATAGGACATTTGATCGGGGTTCAATTAGTGTTTCCGATGTTTATTCTCAAGGGTATGTTATGCGACTCTACTCAATGAATGTGTTTTTCTCTATTGATAAAATTTCCTGTTTGTCCTTTCTTCATTATTCGGCATGCCATGTCTGCCATAGTACAAAAATATGGATTGAGTTGCGGTAATGGTTGCTAATCAACTTTTGCAGTCAATGCGGATAGTTTCGTGGTTGTATCAACCTATTTTTTGGTCACGGCAATCTTAACTTCCATCACGTACGGATTCCcttgcaagttgcaaccatGTCCATACCCTATTGCAAGAGGAATCCAGCTAATTGAGAATCTTGCTTCCCATCCTCATGAATCACAACTAGTATATTTTGCATGTTATTTCTGAGGCGCTTGAATTAGGCACTATAAAGTGAGGTATTGTCTCGCACAATCCAATTAAGCACCGAATCCTTTGTCCACCCAAGACACTAGCCAAAAGCATGCCTAGGTGAGCTTTCTAACTAAAAGCCAACCACTATAGTATCCCCTTTTCAGTAGTGATCGCAAGTTTTTCTACTGGATCAAATGTCATTTAGGTGTACTTATTTGTTGCTATCTGCATTAGTTTGAGCTCTCGTACTCTCTTTTAAATTGATGGTCCTTTGATATTTGCATAGAGTCCTTTTACGCCAATCCCAAAAAGGTAGAAATATTAAAATGCTTCTTCATGCTTGCATTGAATTCATGAATTGATATCTGACTTTTGGTATCGAACAGACTACACAAGAGACTTGCCCACTCACTGCAGACTTCTGGAGTAGATATATCACATGCCAACATCTCAGTTCAACTTGATGTTGGCAAACAAGTACGTAGGTGCTCGAATTCTGTTGCACCATCTACAGAGGTAGGTCTCaggttctttttgtttgtcacTATTGTTTGAAGGGGCTGACTTATTGCCATTAATATTATGTAAGATGATATCTACAAGGCCCACATTGACTCTTGATTACTGGTCAAACTGATCCGTATCCAATTGCAAGTCAAATTTTCATGGCAATACCCTTAGGCCTTATTTATCTAAAACTAAGTAGCTGTAGAGCTGAATGTGAACTGTTCCGAACTGAATCAGCCCAAAAATCAATGTCTAATATTTAATGACTGATGAACCAGTAGTAGTTGACAACAGCCTCATACAGAATATAAATATGACCTGAGCAAGACCTAAACTAAGTCGAAATAAACCTGGAATATGGATATTTCAATAACTGAATATATTATCTGAAAGAACCAGAACTCAAATAAGACTTAGAAACTGCAATTTGCAAAGCTTGCCTTTTTGCGAGGTTCATAATTTAACTCCCTCCAAAAAAAGAGGGTTCATAGTCGAACTTTCTATAATTTCAGTTTTCTGGCCTTCAATAGGTAACATAAGCTATTTTCATTTTTGCCCTTACCTTCTCCCTCTATTAGTGTCTTCGGAATGGGAATAGCTTTGTATTGTTCCTATGATGCCTATTGCTTTTTCAAGATGGTGACAATCGGACTTCAAACTGTTAGCTCATATCAAAGGCTATGGAGCTAAGTGCTAAGGAGCCTGTTCAGCCTGCCAAGCGACTCCACACAGGAGAAAGCTAgttagtttatttattatttagctCTTTTTATTATGTGTGTTTGTTTATAGGGTTTTGGCTCTTCATTCTAGTGTTCATTTGCTCTCTCTTGGCCAAGGGCAAAAAGAACCAGTTCAAGTTAGATTTAGAGTTTTGGGTTGTCTATTTTAATCACATCGACCACAACCACCTGATTGTAGATTCCGTTGTACATGTTTTTTGTGGTAATTGGTTCTATTAATGATATGCTAATTTATGGTAATAAATGCTTGCAATTCTCTTGTATTTCTCACATTGCTTGGGAATGTTCATTTCCACTGTTTCCTTCAGCGGTTATCAGCAGTCCATGTAATATTATTTCGAAAGGATTTAGTGATGGAAGCCAATTTAACGCTTCTCTTTTTGTTCATGGTTGTGGATATCAATATCGCCTTGTGTTTTATGTCCTGCTGCATTACTCGTGCCGAATGCTGCATGCCCGGGTAAGACTGGTTCATTTTTAGTCATGAATAGTGTCTAATGTATGATCATATAACTAAGTCAATAAACTTCTACATTTTCAACATGACATGTTACCTGCATTTAGTCTGAGCAGTGATTAACCTAAGTTAGAGCTGAACAGCCTTCTGTATAAGCGCTTAGCGccttgatttttcttattaattgtCGTTTAATGTTATGCTAGAGTGAGTAGAGGTGATCCACAAAGCCCAGCAGGTGGGGCCAGAATTTTGGGCCCAGTAGTTGGGTCCAGCATTTGGGCTTGATATGATGGAACCCAAATATGTCCAATTGTTGCATTAGTATTTGTGTACTAGTATAAGtgttttttttgaattacatGATTGACTACTGGGaaggaaagaaaaataaattgtgcATATTGTTTATAAATGAATAATATTATACTCCATATCGgtataaattttgatttttgattcgacgTGAAAACTTGATGGATCTCGACATGATTGAGGTATGATCCACGTGACTCTTTATTCAacattttgttaaattgtttgatTTTGCAATACTAgccattttttaaattttggcctattatttctttgttaattttcaaatttggttAATGTTTCactatta
This genomic interval carries:
- the LOC130802168 gene encoding transcription factor BIM2 isoform X1; this encodes MVRTVIPPHHQHHEDNDAEDIATDTDTYPHREGKSAEHKPNNYRLKHSETEQRRRSKINERFQILKDLIIPNDQKRDKASLLLEVIEYVQYLQEKLQVYEGSYHQKANHGLVDNYVNHSQAMRNGFLDENTAIQPMTSMQGSVESEYSGEFPHRADHATGSVNAVVPLSIPLQPCPYPPGKGLQLIENLSSHPEPSTAKGFTIVTEDRTFDRGSISVSDVYSQGLHKRLAHSLQTSGVDISHANISVQLDVGKQVRRCSNSVAPSTELISKAMELSAKEPVQPAKRLHTGES
- the LOC130802166 gene encoding O-fucosyltransferase 27-like isoform X2; its protein translation is MGPNKGVGFSIPTCKSSRTLCCLQSTGFLFVRVRGGFHEIRNAISDAVAVARLLNATLVIPEILSTTSTKGISSEFKSFAYLYNEDQFMAALVKDVNIVKTLPKNLKEARRKKAVPLYKVPNSASVYFYLHQVLPMLKKHSIVELVVSDGGCLQSNLPPNLEEYQRLRCRVAFHALQFRREVQELATNILRRLRVPGKPFIAYEPGLTREALAYYGCAELFQDVHTELIQHKRSWMLKRGIINGRLSVDSAAQRLNGSCPLMPEEVGLILRAYGYRSDTVIYVSGGEIFGGQRILIPLHAMFDNVVDRTSLSTSYELTRLYGRESNSAEPPPRVRPAAVEVRKIEAWKNAGPRPRPLPPPPARPKYPYNIEGWWGWVAESDNEPDSTMMELRTNAHKLLWEAIDYIVCVEADVFIPGFDRDGKGRPNLASLVMGHRLYQSASSVTFRPNRKEVAKLIDDLRESMHPANRTWLSSIRNHLRKTLLDGPTEAFNTSKPLSFLSHPVPECSCSRGKNNPPNGFNPRVAFKIRRICPAWMGIDQNSRQKEKESDGEVYSDDGFISSFFFGRGMDNQGASNGGNGSREESQFEDQEIENGER
- the LOC130802168 gene encoding transcription factor BIM2 isoform X3; the encoded protein is MVRTVIPPHHQHHEDNDAEDIATDTDTYPHREGKSAEHKPNNYRLKHSETEQRRRSKINERFQILKDLIIPNDQKRDKASLLLEVIEYVQYLQEKLQVYEGSYHQKANHGLVDNYVNHSQAMRNGFLDENTAIQPMTSMQGSVESEYSGEFPHRADHATGSVNAVVPLSIPLQPCPYPPGKGLQLIENLSSHPEPSTAKGFTIVTEDRTFDRGSISVSDVYSQGLHKRLAHSLQTSGVDISHANISVQLDVGKQVRRCSNSVAPSTECLRNGNSFVLFL
- the LOC130802168 gene encoding transcription factor BIM2 isoform X2 encodes the protein MVRTVIPPHHQHHEDNDAEDIATDTDTYPHREGKSAEHKPNNYRLKHSETEQRRRSKINERFQILKDLIIPNDQKRDKASLLLEVIEYVQYLQEKLQVYEGSYHQKANHGLVDNYVNHSQAMRNGFLDENTAIQPMTSMQGSVESEYSGEFPHRADHATGSVNAVVPLSIPLQPCPYPPGKGLQLIENLSSHPEPSTAKGFTIVTEDRTFDRGSISVSDVYSQGLHKRLAHSLQTSGVDISHANISVQLDVGKQVRRCSNSVAPSTEMVTIGLQTVSSYQRLWS
- the LOC130802166 gene encoding O-fucosyltransferase 27-like isoform X1, yielding MVLKKMKMRWVAMKVEGKKGRMKWGGFVMILSLTIFSLFTLLLLARYTLRQSNGFDNGGYDFHPFSSFSIFAWKPIFGTSDLPRNSPLYKRLWGPIRELGSLYPHANPQGPYAAPSLQSTGFLFVRVRGGFHEIRNAISDAVAVARLLNATLVIPEILSTTSTKGISSEFKSFAYLYNEDQFMAALVKDVNIVKTLPKNLKEARRKKAVPLYKVPNSASVYFYLHQVLPMLKKHSIVELVVSDGGCLQSNLPPNLEEYQRLRCRVAFHALQFRREVQELATNILRRLRVPGKPFIAYEPGLTREALAYYGCAELFQDVHTELIQHKRSWMLKRGIINGRLSVDSAAQRLNGSCPLMPEEVGLILRAYGYRSDTVIYVSGGEIFGGQRILIPLHAMFDNVVDRTSLSTSYELTRLYGRESNSAEPPPRVRPAAVEVRKIEAWKNAGPRPRPLPPPPARPKYPYNIEGWWGWVAESDNEPDSTMMELRTNAHKLLWEAIDYIVCVEADVFIPGFDRDGKGRPNLASLVMGHRLYQSASSVTFRPNRKEVAKLIDDLRESMHPANRTWLSSIRNHLRKTLLDGPTEAFNTSKPLSFLSHPVPECSCSRGKNNPPNGFNPRVAFKIRRICPAWMGIDQNSRQKEKESDGEVYSDDGFISSFFFGRGMDNQGASNGGNGSREESQFEDQEIENGER